The genomic window ATTGTTTCGCTCGCTCGATTCGCCCGCAATATTCCTCGTACGCAAATGTCGGCCATTTCACTCCGGCTTTCATGAAGGTCCTCCTTTTCTGATAGACTCAGCCGAATTAGTTTCGGGATTACTGTGCTCCTCACTTTCGAAATTTCGAATTCGTGTCGTCTTTCTTTGCAAGTGAACAGAACCAGCTATCTTTTAAGCCCTTGAATCCAAAATCTAAAATCCAAAATTGGTTACGGCTCCGCCGCGCAGTGGTCCTCGAGATAGCAACAAGCCGCCAAGCGGAACATGCGGTCGGCGTTTGCGCCAATCTGTTGTAAGCGAGAGTATCTGATCAGAGCGACCGGTCACTCTGCAATTTTTCGATGAAAAAATCAACCTTAAACCCTGCGGATTCCCTCTGCCGATTTCAAACTCTAAAAATGATCCGGCGGCACTTAATATCCGCTCCAAACCCTGCTCCGCCTTTGCCGCAAAAGCCCAAGCGGCTTCAAGCGCAAATGCCCTCGAGAAGGAGCCTCACGACCCTGTCGGCGTCCTTTTTTCTGTCCGGCTGCGAAATTTTTCGAACGACCGAATACAACAACAGCGATTCGATCAAGCCGAACACCATGAATATCTTGGCGTCAAGGTCTCCGACTTTCGCACCGCTCTCCCTGATAACAGACGAAATGATTTCTCCCAGGAGTTCAAGAAATTCCCAATAGGCTTCCTGTACCGCCTCAGCAAACCTTGAGTCTTTTCCGTATATCACATTGGCGCCATAGAACACACTGGCTATGAGTTGATACGAATGCGGGTTTTCGTCCATGAACCGGAAGTCAGCAAGGATAAATGCCCGCAGCTTTTCTAATGGGTCGTCGTGGGCGCGTATTTCTTCTTTCACAAAAGCGGTTAGCTTTGCGGCGCTCCACCGGATGGTCTCCAGGAAGAGAGCCTCCTTGCTCTCAATATAGTTGTACAAGGTTCCCTTGCCGATTCCGAGGTCCTCGGCAATCGTGTTGACGTTTCCCTGCTCAAATCCCTTCGAGGAGAACTCGCGGGTGGCGGCCTCGATGATCTGTGCGTATTTCTCTGGTTTTTCTTGTCTGAGTTGTTTGGTCTTTGCAGTCATAATATAGAGTGACCGGTCACTCTAACACAAGGATACCACGTTACCTTCTTCTTGTCAAGAGGCCTTTTTCGCAAACAGGCTTCAGTTGC from Candidatus Abyssobacteria bacterium SURF_5 includes these protein-coding regions:
- a CDS encoding TetR/AcrR family transcriptional regulator; its protein translation is MTAKTKQLRQEKPEKYAQIIEAATREFSSKGFEQGNVNTIAEDLGIGKGTLYNYIESKEALFLETIRWSAAKLTAFVKEEIRAHDDPLEKLRAFILADFRFMDENPHSYQLIASVFYGANVIYGKDSRFAEAVQEAYWEFLELLGEIISSVIRESGAKVGDLDAKIFMVFGLIESLLLYSVVRKISQPDRKKDADRVVRLLLEGICA